One stretch of Bordetella avium DNA includes these proteins:
- a CDS encoding BolA family protein has product MTHTPDRIALIRERLAPLAPSQLDILDESYLHAGHAGAEGGAGHYRVLIVSESFKGLTPVARHRLVYHYLQDLIPFPIHALALDTQTPR; this is encoded by the coding sequence ATGACACACACTCCAGACCGTATTGCACTCATCCGAGAACGCCTCGCTCCACTGGCCCCAAGCCAGTTGGATATATTAGACGAGTCCTATTTGCATGCTGGTCATGCTGGCGCCGAGGGTGGCGCAGGGCATTATCGTGTTCTGATTGTCTCGGAGAGCTTCAAGGGCTTAACGCCTGTTGCCCGCCATCGCTTGGTATATCATTATTTGCAAGACCTCATTCCCTTCCCGATACATGCGCTTGCCTTGGATACGCAAACTCCGCGATAA
- a CDS encoding septation protein A, whose protein sequence is MKKFLFDLFPLILFFAAYRFADIYAATAVAITASIAQLIWLKLTGKAIEGMHWINMSVIVIFGGATLWLHSDVFIKWKPTVLYWMFGGALLASRYLLRRNLIRRLLDKQISLTDALWDKLNLSWALFFTLAGGANLYVAFSGYFTESQWVNFKVFGLMGLLIAFVIVQSLWLGRHMQEPGKDKHPD, encoded by the coding sequence ATGAAGAAGTTCCTGTTCGACCTCTTCCCCCTGATTCTTTTTTTCGCTGCCTATCGCTTCGCCGATATTTACGCCGCCACCGCCGTCGCCATCACGGCCTCCATCGCACAGCTCATCTGGCTCAAGCTGACGGGCAAGGCCATCGAGGGCATGCATTGGATCAATATGTCGGTGATCGTCATTTTTGGCGGCGCCACGCTCTGGCTTCATAGCGATGTTTTCATCAAATGGAAGCCGACGGTTCTGTATTGGATGTTCGGCGGCGCATTGCTGGCCAGCCGCTATCTGTTGCGCCGCAACCTCATTCGCCGCCTGCTCGACAAACAGATCAGTTTGACTGATGCGCTCTGGGACAAGCTCAATCTGTCCTGGGCACTGTTCTTCACCCTGGCCGGCGGCGCCAATCTCTACGTGGCCTTCTCGGGCTACTTCACCGAATCACAATGGGTGAATTTCAAGGTTTTCGGCCTGATGGGCCTCTTGATCGCCTTCGTTATCGTGCAATCCCTCTGGCTGGGCCGGCATATGCAGGAACCCGGCAAAGACAAACACCCTGATTGA
- a CDS encoding peptidylprolyl isomerase, protein MKRMLMLAAACAVAVPVYAQNVATVNGKAISQKSVDDFVKLLVTQGATDSPQLRDQVKQEMINRQVFVQAAEKQGIAKQADTQTEIELARQGILVRALMADYLKKHPVTDAEVKAEYEKIKKEQAGKQEYDVRHILVEDEKTANDLLAQIKSGKLKFEDAAKKYSKDPGSAERGGDLGWAPASNYVPPFADAITKLKKGEIADKPVQTQFGWHIIQEKDARAVEFPPLDQVRSQLEEMMRQQKLNAFQKELREKAKVQ, encoded by the coding sequence ATGAAACGCATGCTTATGTTGGCTGCCGCTTGCGCGGTCGCCGTACCGGTTTACGCACAAAATGTGGCCACCGTGAACGGCAAGGCCATCTCGCAGAAAAGCGTTGACGATTTCGTCAAACTGCTCGTCACCCAAGGCGCCACGGATTCGCCCCAGCTGCGCGATCAGGTCAAGCAGGAAATGATCAATCGCCAGGTTTTCGTGCAAGCGGCTGAAAAGCAAGGCATCGCCAAGCAGGCCGACACCCAGACCGAAATCGAACTGGCCCGCCAGGGCATCTTGGTTCGCGCCCTGATGGCCGATTACCTGAAAAAGCACCCGGTCACCGATGCCGAGGTCAAGGCCGAGTACGAAAAAATCAAGAAAGAACAGGCCGGCAAGCAGGAATATGATGTTCGCCACATCCTGGTTGAAGACGAAAAGACCGCCAACGATCTGCTGGCACAAATCAAGAGCGGCAAGCTGAAGTTCGAAGACGCCGCCAAGAAGTACTCCAAGGACCCCGGCAGCGCCGAGCGCGGTGGCGATCTGGGCTGGGCGCCCGCAAGCAACTACGTGCCGCCCTTCGCTGATGCGATCACCAAACTGAAGAAGGGTGAGATCGCCGACAAGCCGGTGCAAACCCAGTTCGGCTGGCACATCATCCAGGAAAAGGACGCCCGTGCTGTGGAATTCCCGCCGCTCGACCAAGTCCGCTCCCAACTGGAAGAAATGATGCGCCAGCAAAAGCTGAACGCTTTCCAGAAAGAACTGCGTGAAAAAGCCAAGGTGCAATAA
- the smc gene encoding chromosome segregation protein SMC — protein sequence MRLTQLKLAGFKSFVDPTVIPVPSQLVGVVGPNGCGKSNIIDAVRWVLGEAKASELRGESMQDVIFNGSGNRKPAARASVEMVFDNSEGRAAGQWSTYAEIAVRRVLTRDGTSSYFVNNQQVRRRDIHDIFLGTGLGARGYAIIGQGMINRLIEARPEELRVFLEEAAGVSRYKERRRETENRLSDTRENLTRVEDILRELSSQLEKLEAQAEVARQYRDLQADGEKKQFALWFLKESGAREERERKNQEIAQAQNNLEAAIAQLRAGEAALESRRQAHYAASDAVHQAQGQLYEANAQVSRLEAEIRHVVDSRNRLQTRRDQLNAQIEEWVAQQEHCTEQIAAAEEDLATGAARSEEARAAAEDAQAGLPAIEARVRDAAAGRDEMRSALARVEQNLALVAQTQRDADRQLQALEQRRERLQQEMRELHTPDLTRLEQLAGDRFAGEEQLEAAQHELSTLEERLPEADAERGRAQGLAHQEAQNLARLEARLAALVKLQEDVQKQGALEPWLAKHELAGLGRLWQKLHIEPGWEAALEAVLRERMAALEVRNLDWTRAFASDAPPARLAFYQTPPAAPAPLNEPGFSPLTSLLRVTAPDLRALLNDWLRAVYVADDFAQALGARATLPAGAVFVVKAGHLIDAHGVRFYAPDSEQAGMLARQQEIENLQREIKAQQLIADQARAAVARAEAAWQQASQALVPARQRVAELTRRLHDVQLEHSRLQQQAEQSGERAKRLREDLQELSAQEEDLRATREEAEARFEALDLELAEHQGRFADAEMDGETLAAAADAARARLRELERAAQEAEFAERATQVRITDLQRNRQLALDQSQRAAAELQQLEVELTELDASATQAGLQDALEQRVEREEALARARLEMDNLAALLRGADEDRAQQERLLEPLRARIMELQLQEQAARLAEEQFTEQLNAREVDRQALAQELAAMPETWHRATWLQSEVGRISRQIDALGSVNLAALDELSTSRERKTFLDSQQQDLMMAMETLEDAIRKIDRETRELLQETFNTVNGHFGELFPKLFGGGEAKLSMTGDEILDAGVQVMAQPPGKRNSTIHLLSGGEKALTATALVFALFKLNPAPFCLLDEVDAPLDDANTERYANLVSSMSAQTQFLFISHNKIAMQMAKQLVGVTMQEQGVSRIVAVDIDSAVQMAAEAA from the coding sequence GTGCGCCTCACCCAACTCAAACTCGCTGGTTTCAAGTCTTTTGTTGACCCGACCGTCATTCCCGTGCCAAGTCAGTTGGTGGGTGTGGTGGGTCCGAATGGCTGCGGCAAATCCAATATCATCGATGCGGTGCGCTGGGTGCTGGGCGAAGCCAAGGCCTCCGAGCTGCGCGGCGAGTCGATGCAAGATGTCATTTTCAACGGTTCGGGCAATCGCAAGCCGGCGGCCCGGGCTTCCGTTGAAATGGTGTTCGACAATAGCGAAGGCCGCGCCGCCGGCCAGTGGAGCACCTACGCCGAAATCGCGGTGCGGCGCGTTCTGACCCGTGACGGCACCAGCAGTTATTTCGTCAATAATCAGCAGGTCCGGCGCCGCGATATCCACGATATTTTTCTGGGCACGGGCCTTGGCGCGCGCGGCTACGCCATCATCGGTCAGGGCATGATCAACCGCCTGATCGAAGCCCGCCCGGAAGAGCTGCGGGTTTTTCTCGAAGAGGCCGCTGGCGTGTCGCGCTATAAAGAGCGCCGCCGCGAAACCGAAAACCGCCTTTCCGACACCCGCGAGAACCTGACCCGCGTCGAAGATATTTTGCGCGAGCTGAGCAGTCAGCTCGAAAAGCTTGAGGCGCAGGCCGAGGTGGCCCGCCAGTATCGTGACCTGCAGGCCGATGGCGAGAAAAAGCAATTCGCGCTCTGGTTTTTGAAAGAAAGCGGCGCGCGCGAAGAGCGTGAGCGCAAAAACCAGGAAATAGCCCAGGCCCAGAACAATCTGGAAGCCGCCATCGCGCAATTGCGTGCGGGCGAGGCCGCCCTGGAATCGCGGCGGCAGGCGCATTACGCCGCCAGCGATGCCGTGCATCAGGCCCAGGGCCAGCTCTATGAGGCCAATGCCCAGGTCAGCCGGCTTGAAGCCGAAATCCGTCATGTGGTGGATTCGCGCAACCGCCTGCAAACCCGCCGTGACCAGCTCAACGCCCAGATCGAAGAGTGGGTGGCCCAGCAGGAGCATTGCACTGAGCAGATCGCCGCGGCCGAGGAAGATCTGGCCACGGGCGCAGCCCGCAGCGAAGAGGCTCGGGCCGCCGCCGAAGACGCGCAGGCCGGCTTGCCGGCTATTGAGGCGAGGGTGCGCGACGCCGCTGCCGGCCGCGACGAGATGCGAAGCGCTTTGGCGCGTGTGGAACAGAACCTGGCTCTGGTGGCGCAGACGCAGCGCGATGCCGACCGTCAATTGCAGGCCCTGGAGCAGCGCCGCGAGCGTCTGCAACAGGAAATGCGCGAACTGCATACGCCTGATCTGACCCGCCTGGAGCAACTGGCTGGCGACCGTTTCGCCGGCGAAGAGCAGCTCGAGGCCGCTCAGCATGAGCTGAGCACGCTCGAAGAGCGGCTGCCCGAAGCGGACGCCGAGCGTGGCCGAGCCCAGGGGCTGGCCCATCAAGAGGCCCAAAACCTTGCCCGCCTGGAAGCGCGGCTGGCCGCGCTGGTCAAGTTGCAGGAAGACGTGCAGAAGCAGGGGGCGCTGGAGCCCTGGCTGGCCAAGCATGAACTCGCCGGTCTGGGCCGCCTGTGGCAGAAACTGCATATCGAGCCTGGTTGGGAGGCCGCGCTCGAGGCCGTGCTGCGTGAGCGCATGGCCGCGCTGGAAGTCCGCAACCTGGACTGGACCCGTGCCTTTGCCTCGGATGCGCCGCCCGCCCGCCTGGCCTTCTACCAGACCCCGCCCGCGGCGCCTGCACCGCTCAACGAACCCGGCTTCAGCCCCCTGACCAGTCTGTTGCGGGTGACCGCCCCCGATTTACGCGCGCTGCTCAATGATTGGTTGCGGGCTGTCTACGTCGCCGACGATTTTGCCCAGGCCTTGGGCGCCCGTGCGACCCTGCCTGCTGGTGCGGTCTTTGTTGTCAAGGCCGGCCACCTCATCGATGCGCATGGTGTGCGTTTCTATGCCCCTGACTCCGAGCAGGCCGGCATGTTGGCCCGGCAGCAGGAAATCGAGAATCTGCAGCGTGAAATCAAAGCGCAGCAGCTTATCGCGGACCAAGCGCGTGCTGCAGTGGCGCGTGCCGAGGCCGCCTGGCAGCAGGCCTCGCAGGCGCTGGTTCCGGCGCGTCAGCGGGTCGCCGAACTCACACGCCGCCTGCACGATGTGCAGCTTGAGCACTCTCGCCTGCAACAACAGGCTGAGCAATCGGGCGAGCGCGCCAAGCGCTTGCGCGAAGATCTGCAGGAGTTGTCGGCCCAGGAAGAAGACCTGCGCGCCACTCGCGAAGAGGCCGAGGCGCGTTTCGAAGCCCTGGATCTGGAACTGGCCGAGCATCAGGGCCGTTTCGCGGATGCCGAAATGGACGGCGAAACCCTGGCCGCTGCCGCCGATGCCGCCCGCGCACGATTACGCGAACTGGAGCGCGCCGCCCAGGAGGCCGAGTTCGCTGAGCGCGCTACCCAGGTGCGCATCACGGATTTGCAACGCAATCGTCAGTTGGCGCTTGATCAAAGCCAGCGTGCCGCCGCCGAGTTACAGCAGTTGGAAGTCGAACTGACCGAGCTGGACGCATCGGCCACCCAGGCCGGCTTGCAGGATGCGCTGGAGCAGCGCGTCGAGCGAGAAGAGGCGCTTGCGCGGGCGCGCCTGGAGATGGACAACCTGGCCGCCTTGTTGCGGGGCGCCGATGAAGACCGCGCGCAGCAAGAGCGCCTGCTTGAACCCTTGCGTGCCCGCATCATGGAATTGCAGTTGCAGGAGCAGGCCGCGCGGCTGGCTGAAGAGCAGTTCACGGAACAGCTCAATGCCCGCGAAGTGGATCGCCAGGCCCTGGCCCAGGAGTTGGCGGCCATGCCCGAAACCTGGCATCGCGCCACTTGGTTGCAGTCTGAAGTTGGCCGTATCTCGCGGCAGATTGACGCGCTGGGCTCGGTTAACCTGGCGGCACTGGATGAGCTCAGTACTTCGCGAGAGCGCAAGACCTTCCTCGATTCGCAGCAGCAGGATTTGATGATGGCGATGGAAACGCTCGAAGACGCGATCCGCAAGATCGACCGTGAAACCCGCGAGTTGCTGCAAGAGACCTTCAATACCGTGAATGGCCATTTTGGCGAGCTCTTCCCCAAGTTGTTCGGGGGCGGCGAAGCCAAGCTCTCCATGACGGGCGATGAAATTCTGGATGCGGGTGTTCAGGTCATGGCGCAGCCGCCGGGCAAGCGCAACAGCACCATTCATCTGTTGTCGGGCGGTGAAAAGGCCTTGACCGCCACGGCGCTGGTGTTTGCCCTGTTCAAACTCAACCCCGCCCCGTTCTGCTTGCTGGACGAAGTGGACGCGCCGCTGGATGATGCGAATACCGAACGTTATGCCAATCTCGTCAGCAGCATGAGCGCGCAGACGCAATTCCTTTTTATCTCGCACAACAAGATCGCAATGCAGATGGCCAAGCAACTCGTCGGCGTTACCATGCAAGAGCAAGGGGTTTCGCGTATCGTTGCCGTAGATATTGACTCGGCCGTCCAAATGGCCGCCGAAGCCGCATAA
- the lplT gene encoding lysophospholipid transporter LplT, producing the protein MKRGFYLVMAAQAFSSMADNALFIAAIALILELNGPDWMAPLMKWSFALAYVVLAAFVGAFADSYPKGRVMFVTNALKVAGCLLMFSYASMGIPDHYQTYLVCVAYGLVGIGAAAYSPAKYGIVTEMLPPAMLVKGNSWIEGLTVLSIIIGTVLGGALISPAVSHVLLHPHIVGKLVHTPAEAAILVIAFIYLLAALCNLLIPDTHVRYPKQQTNPFKLVRVFSGYVVVLWHDKLGQISLAVTTLFWGAGATLQLIVIEWGRSHLGYRLDQASILMGVAALGTVIGSVAAGRIPLRRALSVLPVGAGMGLVVLLMPLVYSPWSVYLLLLVTGALAGFFVVPMNALLQHRGHVLLSAGHSIAVQNFNEQLNILLMVAVYTLMLWLGMSINTVIVIFGLIVTILMLIFMRWSKRNLNKHPELYEQIGQEGHGKALDTSSH; encoded by the coding sequence TTGAAACGCGGGTTTTATCTGGTCATGGCCGCCCAGGCCTTCTCTTCGATGGCAGACAATGCGCTATTCATAGCGGCGATTGCCTTGATTCTCGAACTCAACGGTCCTGACTGGATGGCGCCTTTGATGAAGTGGTCGTTCGCGCTTGCCTACGTGGTGCTGGCGGCCTTCGTCGGGGCGTTCGCGGATTCCTACCCCAAGGGCCGCGTCATGTTCGTCACCAATGCGCTGAAAGTGGCCGGCTGTCTGCTGATGTTCTCTTATGCCAGCATGGGCATCCCCGATCATTACCAGACCTATCTGGTCTGCGTCGCCTATGGTCTGGTTGGCATAGGTGCAGCGGCCTACTCACCCGCCAAGTACGGTATCGTCACCGAGATGCTGCCGCCGGCCATGCTGGTCAAGGGCAATAGCTGGATCGAAGGCTTGACGGTGCTGTCCATCATCATCGGCACGGTGCTGGGCGGCGCGCTGATTTCTCCCGCCGTCTCCCACGTGCTGCTGCACCCCCATATCGTCGGCAAACTGGTCCACACCCCCGCCGAAGCCGCCATTCTGGTCATCGCCTTTATCTATCTGCTGGCTGCCTTGTGCAACCTGCTGATTCCCGACACCCATGTCCGCTACCCGAAGCAGCAAACCAACCCCTTCAAGCTGGTGCGCGTATTTTCGGGCTATGTGGTGGTGCTGTGGCACGACAAGCTGGGCCAGATTTCCCTGGCAGTCACCACGCTGTTCTGGGGGGCAGGCGCCACCTTGCAACTCATCGTCATCGAATGGGGCCGCAGCCATCTGGGCTACCGCCTCGATCAGGCATCCATCTTGATGGGCGTGGCGGCGCTAGGCACCGTCATCGGATCGGTGGCCGCCGGCCGCATCCCGCTGCGCCGCGCACTATCCGTGCTGCCGGTAGGGGCCGGCATGGGGCTGGTGGTATTGCTCATGCCGCTGGTGTACTCGCCCTGGAGCGTCTATTTGCTGCTGCTCGTGACGGGCGCGCTGGCCGGCTTTTTCGTGGTGCCCATGAATGCCCTGCTCCAGCATCGCGGTCACGTGCTGCTGTCGGCCGGACATTCCATCGCGGTGCAGAATTTCAACGAGCAGCTCAACATCCTGCTGATGGTCGCGGTCTATACGCTGATGCTCTGGCTGGGCATGTCCATCAACACCGTGATCGTCATCTTCGGCCTGATCGTGACGATATTGATGTTGATTTTCATGCGCTGGAGCAAGCGCAATCTGAACAAACACCCAGAACTGTATGAGCAGATCGGTCAGGAAGGCCACGGCAAGGCTCTGGACACTTCCTCACATTGA
- the ligA gene encoding NAD-dependent DNA ligase LigA, which translates to MSAFEQAAREQAARLRAEIAQHNIRYYVYDEPSITDADYDALMRELMALEAQHPELVTPDSPTQRVGAAPLAEFGSVRHAVPMLSLGNGFEDEDVLAFDKRVSDTLREAGLLGPAEQAHYFCELKLDGLAISLRYENGELVQAATRGDGQEGEDVTANIRTIRAIPLQLRAGAPAVLEVRGEVLMNRADFEKLNQKQAARGEKIFVNPRNAAAGSLRQLDPRVTAQRPLRFFAYSWGEVQGLSRDDAPAFDEASPGLVSTLPRDTHGGMLDWLAGLGLPVNVRFNHKAQGAEGLLAFYRRIGAERGSLPYDIDGLVYKVDALAAQRVLGYVARAPRWALAHKFPAEEATTELLDIEVQVGRTGAITPVARLKPVFVGGVTVTNATLHNEDEIRRKDVRIGDRVIVRRAGDVIPEVVGPVLEKRSGELPQFVMPTHCPICGSAIERLVDEAIARCTGGLFCPAQRKQTLLHAAGRKALDIEGLGEKLVEQLVDNGSLKTLADVFRLNAFELAALDRMGKKSADNLVAAIDQARRPSLGRLLFALGIRHVGETTARDVARHFGNIDAIMDADEAALLAVPDVGPVVAGSIHRFFQEAHNREVIRELEKQGVHPQAEAQLQSGDLAGKTFVLTGTMPTWSRDEATRHILAAGGKVSGSVSKKTAYVVAGEEAGSKLVKARELGVTILDEDGLKALLGQ; encoded by the coding sequence ATGTCTGCTTTCGAACAGGCGGCCCGAGAACAGGCCGCTCGGCTGCGGGCTGAAATTGCGCAGCACAATATTCGTTATTACGTGTATGACGAACCCAGCATCACAGACGCCGACTATGACGCGCTGATGCGCGAGTTGATGGCTCTGGAGGCGCAGCACCCCGAGCTGGTCACGCCCGATTCGCCCACGCAGCGTGTCGGCGCGGCGCCTCTGGCCGAGTTTGGCAGCGTGCGTCATGCCGTGCCCATGTTGTCTTTGGGTAATGGATTCGAAGACGAAGACGTTCTGGCTTTCGATAAGCGGGTCAGCGACACCTTGCGTGAGGCCGGTCTGCTCGGTCCAGCCGAGCAGGCGCACTATTTCTGTGAGCTCAAGCTCGACGGTCTGGCTATCAGTTTGCGCTACGAAAACGGCGAGCTGGTACAGGCTGCGACGCGCGGCGATGGCCAGGAAGGTGAGGATGTCACGGCCAATATTCGCACCATCAGGGCGATCCCTCTCCAGTTGCGGGCTGGCGCACCTGCTGTGCTCGAGGTGCGCGGCGAAGTGCTGATGAACCGTGCCGACTTCGAGAAGCTCAATCAAAAACAAGCGGCGCGTGGCGAAAAAATTTTCGTCAACCCGCGTAATGCGGCGGCCGGCAGTCTGCGTCAGCTCGACCCGCGCGTCACGGCCCAGCGCCCTCTGCGCTTTTTTGCTTACAGCTGGGGAGAGGTGCAGGGTTTGTCGCGTGATGACGCGCCGGCCTTTGACGAAGCCTCGCCCGGCCTGGTTTCTACCTTGCCGCGCGATACGCATGGCGGGATGCTGGATTGGTTGGCCGGGCTGGGTTTGCCGGTCAACGTGCGCTTTAATCACAAGGCTCAGGGAGCTGAAGGCCTGTTGGCCTTCTATCGCCGTATCGGCGCCGAGCGGGGCAGTCTGCCCTACGATATCGACGGCCTGGTCTACAAGGTGGATGCCTTGGCCGCGCAGCGTGTGCTTGGCTATGTCGCCCGCGCGCCGCGCTGGGCGTTGGCGCACAAGTTTCCCGCCGAAGAAGCCACGACGGAATTGCTGGATATTGAAGTGCAGGTCGGCCGCACCGGCGCTATCACGCCGGTCGCCCGGCTTAAGCCCGTGTTTGTGGGCGGTGTGACGGTCACCAACGCAACCTTGCACAATGAAGATGAAATCCGCCGCAAAGATGTGCGCATCGGTGATCGGGTCATTGTGCGCCGCGCTGGCGATGTGATTCCCGAGGTTGTGGGCCCCGTGTTGGAAAAGCGCTCGGGCGAGCTGCCGCAATTCGTCATGCCGACCCATTGTCCGATCTGCGGGTCGGCTATCGAACGTCTCGTAGACGAAGCCATTGCCCGTTGTACCGGCGGCCTGTTCTGCCCGGCGCAGCGTAAGCAAACGCTGCTGCATGCCGCCGGACGCAAAGCGCTGGACATCGAAGGGCTGGGTGAAAAACTCGTCGAGCAGTTGGTGGACAACGGCAGCCTAAAGACCTTGGCTGATGTCTTCCGCCTCAATGCCTTTGAACTTGCCGCGCTGGATCGAATGGGCAAAAAATCCGCTGACAATCTTGTCGCGGCCATTGACCAGGCGCGCCGTCCCTCGCTGGGCCGTTTGCTGTTCGCGCTGGGCATCCGTCATGTGGGTGAAACCACCGCGCGTGACGTGGCACGGCATTTCGGCAATATCGACGCCATCATGGATGCCGATGAAGCCGCCTTGCTGGCCGTGCCTGATGTGGGTCCGGTGGTGGCGGGCTCCATTCATCGCTTCTTTCAGGAGGCGCATAACCGTGAGGTGATACGCGAACTGGAAAAGCAGGGCGTGCATCCTCAGGCTGAGGCGCAGCTTCAAAGTGGCGATCTGGCTGGCAAAACCTTCGTCTTGACGGGCACCATGCCCACCTGGAGCCGCGACGAAGCCACGCGCCACATCCTGGCTGCGGGGGGCAAGGTCAGCGGCTCTGTGTCCAAGAAAACCGCTTACGTGGTGGCCGGCGAGGAGGCGGGCAGCAAGCTTGTCAAGGCAAGGGAACTGGGCGTGACCATTCTGGACGAGGACGGCCTTAAGGCCTTGCTGGGCCAGTAA
- a CDS encoding cell division protein ZipA C-terminal FtsZ-binding domain-containing protein — MSDLQIGLIALGILLILLVLGFNWWQDRRVRRRMQEHFPATEQDPLLGAGDQAAATLAAKQRREPGMGPPPVAPNPEADDSEEPDPAVEVVIEIHFAEPVRGADLLPYVQSLRQIGKKPLRVFASTDRGRHRSRIDADDSYSALQLAVLLANRSGPLSAIEWSQAWARAQDLADRFEGSIEGPDQQVVLEQAARLDDTCAALDTQVGLTLLLGGAQPAAEVLDVARSLGFSPEGSRLAWLADNGAVRFTLARGDGAPFDAGTGGVERLYLLLDVPCSPPDPHAFGRMVEVGRDLAARLRAELVDDQCRVLAEGAENVIDERLQVLFDQLEQAGLPAGSERAQRVFA; from the coding sequence ATGAGTGATTTGCAGATTGGGCTGATCGCCCTGGGCATACTGCTGATACTGCTGGTATTGGGTTTCAACTGGTGGCAGGATCGCCGTGTGCGCCGTCGCATGCAGGAGCATTTTCCTGCCACTGAGCAAGATCCTTTACTGGGTGCCGGAGATCAGGCTGCGGCAACGCTTGCCGCCAAACAGCGCCGCGAGCCAGGCATGGGCCCGCCGCCCGTCGCGCCCAACCCCGAGGCCGACGACAGCGAGGAGCCCGATCCCGCTGTCGAAGTCGTGATCGAGATCCACTTTGCAGAGCCCGTCCGGGGCGCCGATCTGCTGCCTTATGTGCAATCTCTGCGCCAGATCGGCAAGAAGCCCTTGCGCGTGTTCGCCAGCACGGATCGTGGCCGCCATCGCAGCCGTATCGACGCCGATGATTCCTATAGCGCTTTGCAGCTTGCTGTGCTGTTGGCCAACCGTAGCGGTCCCCTGAGCGCGATCGAGTGGTCGCAAGCCTGGGCGCGCGCCCAGGACCTGGCTGACCGTTTCGAAGGCAGCATCGAGGGTCCGGATCAACAGGTGGTGCTGGAGCAGGCGGCTAGGCTGGACGATACCTGCGCCGCGCTGGATACGCAGGTGGGCCTGACGCTCTTGCTGGGCGGCGCGCAACCTGCGGCGGAAGTGCTGGATGTGGCCCGCAGCCTCGGCTTTTCGCCCGAGGGCTCGCGCCTGGCCTGGTTGGCTGACAACGGCGCCGTGCGTTTCACGCTGGCGCGTGGCGATGGCGCGCCCTTTGATGCCGGCACGGGGGGGGTCGAGCGGCTCTATCTCTTGCTGGATGTGCCCTGCAGTCCACCTGATCCGCACGCTTTTGGCCGCATGGTTGAAGTGGGTCGTGATCTGGCTGCGCGGCTGCGTGCCGAGTTGGTCGATGATCAGTGCCGAGTGCTGGCCGAAGGGGCTGAAAACGTGATTGATGAGCGGCTGCAAGTGCTGTTCGATCAGCTTGAGCAGGCGGGTTTGCCGGCTGGCAGCGAGCGGGCTCAGCGGGTGTTTGCCTGA
- the msrB gene encoding peptide-methionine (R)-S-oxide reductase MsrB, with protein sequence MEKVRKTDAEWRIQLSPQEFHVTREKGTERAFTGRYWDTFTHGIYRCVGCGTPLFASDTKFDAGCGWPSYFEPIDPERVREERDTSHGMVRTEVLCNICDSHLGHVFPDGPEPTGLRYCINSLSLKFEPDA encoded by the coding sequence ATGGAAAAAGTACGTAAAACTGACGCCGAATGGCGCATTCAACTGAGCCCCCAGGAGTTCCACGTCACCCGCGAAAAAGGGACCGAACGCGCCTTCACCGGCCGCTACTGGGATACCTTTACTCACGGCATTTACCGCTGCGTGGGTTGTGGAACCCCCCTGTTCGCCTCCGACACCAAGTTCGACGCAGGCTGCGGCTGGCCCAGCTATTTCGAGCCCATCGATCCTGAGCGCGTCCGCGAAGAAAGGGACACCAGCCATGGCATGGTGCGCACGGAAGTCCTGTGCAATATCTGCGATTCGCACCTGGGCCATGTATTCCCCGACGGGCCTGAGCCGACTGGCCTGCGCTACTGCATCAACTCGTTGTCCCTGAAGTTCGAGCCCGACGCATGA